TCTGAAGGTGATCCCACAAAGTCAAAGCGATGACCTCAGTAGTGAACCGAACAAAGAAGTCCCCACTACCCAAGAACTGAGAAACCCAGAAGTTATTAAAACTCAAAACACCCCGCAAAATCAACGAGATGATTCAGGTGATGACCTCAGCAGTGAACGCGGTGTAAACTACACCAAATTACGAAATTTGCTAAAAGCAGGACAGTGGAAAGAAGCGGATCTCGAAACTGTTACTTTCATGCTCAAGGCAGCTGGCAGAGAAATAGAAAGCTGGCTGGATATCGAATCCATCAAAAACTTTCCCTGCACTGACCTCCGCACAATTGACCAACTTTGGGTAAAATACAGTAGTGGGCGCTTTGGCTTTAGTGTGCAAAAGCGTGTTTGGGAAAGTGTGGGTAAAGACTATGAAAAGTTTGGCGATCGCGTGGGTTGGCGCAAAGGAATGCCTTGGAAGAAAGAGTGGCTGTATTACAATGAATTAACCTTCTCCACAAAAGCCCCCCAAGGACATCTCCCTGTTTGGGGTTTTAGGGGGGTGAAGAAGAATGAAGACTTATGGCCAGATCTCTTTTCTCGCGTCCAGACTTGTAAACTGTAACATATAAGGCTCACACAGAATTGTAAAGATTCGCAAGCAAGTGATTTTCCACGAAGTATTACGGTTTCTACGTTTTCGTTACCTGGCACTGCATCCAATTTGGATCTTCTTCTTGTGCTTGTAGTACGATGCTGGCGAATTGTGGGTTATAACAATTCGCGAAGATAAACTTGCACGCCACTTCTTCTATTTCTTGGTTCGTTGCTTCCCAGTCATTTTGCATCTACGCACTTATTGAATTTCTACATAAAGTTTCTTCCCCAAGGCATTCGCATATCTTTCTAAAGTAGAGATACCAACATCAGATCCATCGTTTTCGATTCTGATAATTATAGATTCATGCAAATTTAACCGACGTGCTAATTCTTCTTGTGTGATTCCCGCTTCAATTCTTGCTTGCGCCAGCAGCACCCCAATTTTAAAACTGGAAAATCCAGATTCAAAA
This portion of the Brasilonema sennae CENA114 genome encodes:
- a CDS encoding GUN4 domain-containing protein — its product is MTTSQDYEVFLCHNSKEKQQVERIRAQLKQQGILAWLDKYDFEPFRPWQDQLEEIIPQIKAVAVFIGSSGVGPWANIEMREFLVEFASRQLRMGLVILPDCPQELINSVPRFIKSFHWVDFRQQEPDPMEQLIWGITGHKPVPTLKVIPQSQSDDLSSEPNKEVPTTQELRNPEVIKTQNTPQNQRDDSGDDLSSERGVNYTKLRNLLKAGQWKEADLETVTFMLKAAGREIESWLDIESIKNFPCTDLRTIDQLWVKYSSGRFGFSVQKRVWESVGKDYEKFGDRVGWRKGMPWKKEWLYYNELTFSTKAPQGHLPVWGFRGVKKNEDLWPDLFSRVQTCKL
- a CDS encoding helix-turn-helix domain-containing protein codes for the protein MMSDVEKYIARRKQTDPEFGKDFESGFSSFKIGVLLAQARIEAGITQEELARRLNLHESIIIRIENDGSDVGISTLERYANALGKKLYVEIQ